GACGTGTTAAGTATTAGAAATCCTTGCGCGCGCGTGGGAATCACGATACGCTATGAAGTCGCTAAACCGTATTTTCTACGAAACATCAAAGGAAAAGAGTCGTAATTACTTAATAAGAAAATCGTTCGATCTCGTTAATTACGTTGAATtcagaaaaaattgaaagaacgataaagaaaagaaacattgtGTTCAAAGTATTCAAGCCATATCGGCAATGTGCATTCACGAGTCTAAATAGTTCCGTTACTTTTGAATATGTATCGACTTAACGGTGGGAGCACCGGTCAGTGACAGTCGATGAAAATTGTGAATGTACGCGCGCACTCGCCTATGAATAGAGCAGAAAATGTCTAATTCACACGGTGCTGGCGGAATCACAAAAATGGCCAATACTTACGACGCGTTCGCCGCACTGATACCTGAGAAATAGCGATTTATTATAGCGAGCAGGACTAAACTACATCGTCGACAGTGAAAGGCCCAGTGGTATATTAAGACGAGCAATGAGCAAAGATGTATCAGTCGCCGAAGAGACTTCTACAACTAGCAGTCAGGTGTATACTTGCATGCGCCTAAACATGAACAGAATCGTGAGTAAAGAATTCGGAAAATTCCTGTATTCACGCGACTCGTACATTTACGAATCGAACAACAAGGCTTCTTAACAATTAAtcgattaaagaaatttctcgtACTTTTCCAATGTATTTTTTCACTGTTACTTGCTAATAATCTGAAAAAGCGTTcgccttttcttttctcactTTCCATATTTCTTCCGACTCCTTGTCACGGTgacattaattaataataaaagggCGAGCAATTCAAACATCGTTTATCAATAATTTTCTACGCCATATAAAGACATTTCATTTGGCAACCAGTAATCACAATTCTATTATTTACGGAAAGATCATCGCGTTCAGTATTGCCACTATATTTACTCGCGAAGAAACAgtacattttctttctaaGCACATTCTATTTCAGTCAGCCGACATTCAAACGCACATTCACTAACGTGAACTTTACCTTCAACGTAGGTGCTACTTTCCCTGGTGTCCTTGGCCGCGAGCGTGCCGGTGATCGTGCAACAGAATCAAAATGAATTTCAGCCTCAATTACACGGAGGTTTTCAGCCGTTAGAAAGGTCTGATCAGGAAGGTCTCGGCACTTCCTCAAGTGGAAGTTACGGCAGTGATTATGGCGGTAGCTACGGTGGCGGTAGCTACGGTGGCGGTGACTATAGTGGTGGTAGCTATAGTGGCGGAGAATATGGTGGTAGTTACGGCGGTGGCTTTGGCGGCGGTGACTTTGGCGGCGGTCACGGTGGAGGCCTCGAGGGATCTTCCGGCGGACACTTGGAGTCTGGCGGTGACCACTTGGGCTCCGACTACTCCTCCCTAGGAGGTGGATACGAAGGTGGAGACGAAAGTGGAGTTTCCCTTGACGGAGGTCACAGTGTAGTGCAAAGTGTTCCCGTGTCCGAGCATGTTGAGGTAACGAAACCCGTACCGGTCAAGGTGGTTAAACACATCGGTAAGTTATAATTACGATTCTTCGTAAAAACTTTTCCTACCAACGTCTCTacctgtaatatattttacaaatactttGCTTTCAGGGGTACCGGTTCCTCAGATCTTGAAGATAGGCGTACCCCACCCAGTGCCAGTCGGTGTTCCTCAACAGTACCCGGTAGCTCATCCAGTTCCAAAATTGGTTCCTGTACAAGTGATAAAGACCGTCGCTGTGCCAGTGGAGAAGAAGGTTCCATTCCCGGTTGAGAAGCATATTCCAGTACCAGTAGAAAAGCCCATCCCTATTACGATCGAAAAGCACGTGCCAGTGCCAGTCATCAAACCGTATCCCATAAAAATACCCGTGTACAAAACGATCTACCATCACGCGAAGAAGCACTAAACTTTAGCGACTCGTTACGGAACGATCCATCCGACTGATACTAAAACGACTGCACACACGTTCATCGCTTTTGCTCACGGTTCGGTTCCAGATTGAACAACCATGATGGAATCGCGGTGAATTTGATTGTTGAGGCTGGCTAGATTTATGGCCGactaaattttaattgtttttatcCTGTATATACACGAAACAATGTTATcgctgtttatttttttttaattttataaatgttactgtttttgtttttcaataaaaacgttgaaaataatatgcACAGCTTCTGTTTTTCGAGCGAGAAATTTAATCTCCAACAACTTTGAAGCAATTTCCTCATCGTCTGTACTGTCCTACGTCAAACGTGATTAATGTTTCATCGGATCGATGTTTAATTGCAAAGATGAGATTGATATATCGAGCGAGTGCTACTTACGGTTAGCTGTAGCTTTACATCGCGAACGAGCTTTTCTGTTTCAAAAAGATATGAACACATACTTTTCGAGAGAAATCGAACAAGTCAAATCGAGGCAACTTTCCACGTAGGATTAGACGGAATGAATTTTTACGTGGAAGATAGATGCGGTCATTGTACTTTAACGCACTCAAGATCATAATCAAAACTTTCACTAGTATTTTCGATGCATCAGCTACAGATTCTATGGAAAGtgaatgtacatatatatccaCTAGTTCAGGATGGAAAAGAGCACTTGATCAGTAAATGAACTACGAAGATAGAGGAAGTCCAGCAAGGTTACAAATGAGTGGTCTTTACCTggttattaccttatatctggTTAAACGAAATTTAGAGGAAGTAGCATGGTCATGGCTTTCCTCTGTACTTATGATAATCGATAGGTAATCATAAAGTTAAACAAGCGATATCACGTCTGTGTATCAATAGCTAGCAtagtgaaaaagatattccTAAATAAATTACGCGATTGTGATTAATCTTTCCAGTCGTAAATCTATGAATAATTACGTGATTTTGCAAACTGTCGTTGGATtcaaaaaaatacataatatggCAATAATGGCTACTTAACGAATAGTGGGGTAGCGAAGATATGGGgatgaattttgtttattcaaaatagatgtttaattttttatgcttGATTTTGATAGAATAGCGAATCCTCGAGATAAAAGTGCTGCGGTACGTTTATCCTGAAACCTATCATTTCTGAGATATTTGATTTTGTTCATGCTATTACTTTCGTCGTTCAAAGTGTCGACCATGTGTAGCGCATTATTGCTGTATGTGTTACGATAGACTGGAACGATAAAAGAAGTAAGGAGTGCAACGGTTCAAAGATTACAACGTTGTATCGATGCACATGGTTGACACTTGGAACAATTTACATAACGAAAATAATAGAACGAGCAAGGTCGAATATCTCAGAAACGgtaaattttggaaaaaatgtATCCGAATACTTTTACACTCGAAATTCGCGATTCTTTCGAAAACAAGCATAGAAAGTTAGACATCCcattgaaaaaagaagagattaCCTGTATATCCCCACTACGCATCCACCTGTCGAAAAATGTTCGTGGGATACACTGTACAATGTACGTacaatatcgaaatataagATAGAAGTATACGTATCCTTATCGATCTTTTATCATTCACGCATCTTCGTGCCATTCAATGTTCATTTCTCTCATCCTGGCTttacattttacttttatgattgttatctgaaatattttagCATCCTTCGGTATATTTCAAGTATAATTAATGTATCAGGCGACTAATCGCTATCAGGAAGTAGGAAGCAGGAAGTATTCCGTGATTGCATATATGTTTGACCGTGGTGTTTTGATTTCAAGCGCATTCAAATGAATGGTAAAAAGATACGCAATTAAGTCAGTTAATGAGACTAAGGAATTGCATCGAAATAAAGCAGCGCGTTGTCCGGGTTAGCATAGGATGGAAATCCTGTATTACGTAACCGTTTCATCAAGAATATACGGTGTTTGCAGGGATAGAGAAATGTAACCCGATAGTGAAGGTGTCGAATAGAATTTCGCGTGATAGTGGGGTTACTTGTCCCTTGTAGAACAGTATATAAAGTGTCTACGCTAAGAATTTCTCTTGAGTTGGTCTTTTATTCAACACGTACTCGTATACACTGAACAAGGGGACATGGAAAAAATCGTACGTCAATTTAATGTGACATCTATATAGATACTTATGCTAGTAATCAATAACGAAAGTGTCACGTGGTTCATACGTAATTGAATCGACAATGTTCTTCCGCGCTAGTAGACACGTACAAGATTTATCTTTTGCAGATCGTAATTTTAACGATCGTTTCCTCCTGTTGCGCTGGAGAACTAGGATTCGGCGATCATGGATTAAGTTTGGGGGAAATTGCCGTGGGTCACGGCGAAGAAGAAATTGGTCTAGGTTTAGGTGAATTAGGTTCGGTCAACGTATCAGTATTATtcgtaaacgttataaatattattattagtaaaaGGGCTACACTTTAACACCGTATAAACGACGAGATcgtgttttattttatgtcaGGTGGATCAGAGCACGAGATCAGTCTAGGAGGTCACGGAGAAGGTGGACACTTCATACCCTCTGTGAAAACAATTGGTATGTGAATTAGTATCAATTAAACATAGAAATTTGCATCACATTTGGTTTAATTGCAATAGGAATACCAGTCCCTAAGAAGGTTCCTTTGCTGATACCTCATCTGCAGGTTCAACAAATTCCACAGAGTTATCCAGTTCCAGTGTTCGTACAGAAACCTGTTCCGTATCCGGTAAATACTctcgattaaaatttcatcattCCTTGAAatgtcttttaaatatttaactcgttaaaatattattcgtttattttagGTGGAAAAGCAAGTATTTTCTAAGGTGGAGAAGAAAGTACCCACGCCCGTCGAAAAAATCATTCCAGTGAAAATTGAGAAGCCTGTTCCATTCACTATAGTGAAGCATATTCCTGTTCCAGTGGCGAAGCCTATTCCAATTAAGATTCCAATTTACAAAACAGTAGTGCACAGCTCCAAGAGCCATTAAGCCTGTGAAATTGGCGTTGTTGATTGTTCTTGTTTTAATCGTTGCGGCAGGAGTGCGTCGTTGAAATTACAGTTTCtatgtgttttatatttatattgttttgttATACATCGTATTTAATAGTTTCGtgcgttaaaattatttattaataaatgtaattatattaattacaaatgcATCGTTCACACTTATTTACACCTGTTAAACGGTAAAGCTAGTTCtcgtattttaaattatttattccatTGTTCAACTTATTTATTAACTaagctattttattttactcttcAATGTTGTCAATTAAATTGTATAAGAACCATATCGAATCGTCTAGGCTGTTCTTTTCGTCTATAAGAACAGATACAGAAAGATTTACGTGATATTACGTTAACGGAATGTTACAATTATTGGTCTGCGTTTCAAAATGGAGATGGAAGGTACGGAGGAGAAAGGAGAATGTGGTACGTCCGAGGCATTTGTAGCGAAAGCCATCATAATAATCGTCTTCCTCTGTCATTGACCTTCGTAAATTCGACTGCGGCGGCACAGAAAGAATTggcaaaaagaaaatgtacgaaattcTTAGATGTCAGATGATAAAGTTTTACCGAAAAATGAGAAAGTAAATTCAAAGAACACTTTCactctccttttctttttttcttacagTCCCTTGAACGCGGAATAACGCAAAGTCGACATTAAGAGGAAGATCGTAACTCGTAATGATCTAACCGACGGAGTATTTGTAACGAACGAGCGCATCGTCCCTCTATCTGACAAAGGTGCATTAGCATAGTAACGTGGTCACGATAAAAAGAGCTGAAAAAGAATGTTGGAAGAAAAACCGCGATGCGGAAGAAAACTAAGGCGAAAGTAAAGCATAAAATGATCTACCGTTCTGTTGATCTTGGCAATCAGGAGATTGTAAAAGAAGGGAGTACAGCTGCTAAAATACATCGTGTAGGTATGAGAAACTGTACTGTAGGAGATTATTGACCTCCTCTGTAGAAACTCGTTAATATACCCTGGCTGACATTTCCATTTTTACGAATAATCAAGTTGGATTTTATTTGTACGATGCAACAGAAGAGGCGGAGGAATGACATAAAAAGATTATTCGGAAGAAAGTTTAATATCCGGGAAAGCAAAAAGAATTCGTTAATAATTCCTCGATGTCGAGACAATTTgaagatttaaattttatatttatatatatataaatacttataCTTTGCCGTTCTTTATACATCTAAGCACGATGCTGCTTTATTATGATTCTCATTACTCGCTTGTAACAATCGATTAAATTACcttgaaaaaatattccgAAACGGTAGACTTAATTAGCTGCATAGAAGTATAGAAAAAAGTGCAGGACTTCCTCTCACGATTCCTTTCGCGTACACCTCTCTCAACCATCTCTTCCGGTAGTCAATAACGAGCATAATTCATTGTAGCTATTTGACGTTAGAAACAAGATCAAAAGAAACAGTGAAAGAAATAGTTGCTACAGGAAAAGGTTCCTcggtaaaagtaaaatattatctaTGCGTAACGGTTTTTAAGAAGCATAGACACGCTTCTATTGTATATCAAACATTCTACTGTCCTTCAAATTTCTAATCAAAGAGAAATCGCTGTCTTGTCTTATGTAACGAACGGTCGATCATGTCTGTTAAACGATCGCTTTTTGGTTGGAACAACGTCTTAAATCCAAAGGGAAAACATTGACAATGTTACTTGCTTGCGATCTGGGAAATGATCGAACGTTTACCTTGAGCTATATAGTCGTCAGTACGTACTCCAGCGTACTTTCCATGtaagagaaacagaaaaatatgagAAAGGGTTGAACGCACAAGCTTTCCTCCTCAAGTACACCTGCTGAGCAGACTAAACGACTCTTCGACTTTTAATAGATAAATTGGAACAAAAACGGGTAGAAATGCTACTTTCGCTTCTTCGGAGAGGTTGAATGTTCTTGAATCGTGTTTGAACTTTGAACGCCGTTAGATTTCTATGGCGAACCTCGTTCCTGCGTACATGGGATCTGTTCAAGCAATCGACAGCGTAGGTTCGACATTTGATGTGACATGCATCGCGTGCCACGCTCATTAATGAGATTGCGCTCCGCTTAAAACAGCATCCGCGTTCgtgataaataaacaaataaatcaaacCGTTAAAAGGCTGGTCGTATCGCTTTCGCTTTCGAGAAGATTTTACCCCGACGTAATTAATTTCGtcgaacaaatttaataagaCGAGAAGCAAATTGTAACTTCCGAGTTTAATGCGAACGCTGTCTCTATATTTGGGACGACGGAAATTTGCACAGAGGAAGCAGTATACACTCGTAAATCCAACCGAAATCCGAGACAAACTTTCCACCGTGAAATGACAGCACATTGGTACACTATCTCTCATATAGagattattactatatatgaCACGCATTCGTATTAAATTCATATCGTGATTGCAATTATATCTTAATCTCTCTTATCCCTATGAATCTGGGATTAATATACGTGTTTAATATGCACGTCGAACGATGAGACATTAACGATTGCAACGAAAAgcgaattaaaaatgttttggCATTTCTCTTGGGCGTAGCGAAAAGTATAAAACGAAGAGAGCAACAGACACACTTTCTGCTCCCGCCTCTTTCTGATCTGCCTATCTCAACTCTatgataaaacagaaatttacttttacaGGAACAAAGATCGGCGTGTCCGATCGGTTTTTTCACTAAGATTCCTTTCACATAGCGAACGCGTTTGGACTTTCATTTTGTCGGTCCGAAAACTTTGATCCGCTTCGAGTACCTTTGCACAAGAGATCGTTCCTCACCTTCACTTCCGGTATATTTCAGATTTGTCGATTgacataaaaaaagaaatcgaatttTGAACAACATGGCACAGGCTAGATCGTTCCAAGGAAACGAGTATAATTTATgcctataaatatttaacgagcTTCATCGCGACAaccgtttcaaatatttcatcttAAATACATAATGAAGCGTTCTCTCCACGTTGCTCATCGAGCCCATTCGAATCATCTCTGGAAATTTTCTTGATCGCACCAGGCATTCGCTTCCGGTAAGCGTAGCGACCGTCTTGCGGTTGCATCGGGAGTCGGGTTTGATTTTCCGCTTCACCGATCGTTGCGCCGCAAGTCATCAGATACGATTTTTCTACATGCAGGTGCTTAATTTTCGTGTTTCTAATGCTGATTCTATTCGAAATTGTAACTgctaataaatattacttgtCCAGTTCGTAAATCATCGAGTCGGGATTATGATACTTTGTCTCATCGTTgacagttataacgtataaatatttgcttGTAAGAAAACTACCGACACGCTTTTTTCATTCAAGCGCAATATTATCCATTAAAAAGAAAGCGTAATACCAACGATGGGATACTTTTACGCTGTGCACTTCCCGCGTCCGTAAATACACGTAATCTTAACTTCCGGCCAGTCATAGACGGAGAACGGTCAATGAGCcgcgtgaaaaataaaacaagaacCTTTCATACTCATTGGCGGTGTATAGAGTTGCGAAGGTTGGTCGATGGTAAGATGTAGTTTGATATATCCTGGAAAGGGTCGGAACTGTAGTGCATGAAATCAGTGAAAGGTGGTGGAATCGATGTTAGTATATAAGCTCGGTATTCCATTGCCGTAGACACTCAACGTTTTGTGCTTTAACGATAAACACCTTTTCGGGAAACCTACAACTATGAACCAAATTGTAAGATTTATACAGCAACTGCATAAAAACTTGAAAGATGATAGATGAATTATGTAATAGTAATTTCCTCAAATTGATCGAAAACGTAAATGTATCACCGACAGAAAAATTAAGCCTAATTACCTGATATGTTCTTTGATTCGATTAACGGCTAAATGAGAACGGAGATTATAAGACCGTAACGTATCGATACGCAGAATCGATGATTATCAATCGAATGTTTGTAGATTGCTCTATTTGGTCTGGCGGTGATCGCCGGGATCGTTTCTGCGGGCCACATCGAAGAAGACCATGGAAGCTCCACCTACGAGGAAAAGACGAAGCCAGTAGAAATCccaatttacaaaaaatatggTAAATATCTATACACATGTAAAAACCTAAGGATCTTTCAAGGTACAATAATATTTGCTCGTTGTGTAATTACAGCAATTCCAATCCCTCATCCTG
This genomic window from Bombus fervidus isolate BK054 chromosome 5, iyBomFerv1, whole genome shotgun sequence contains:
- the LOC139987233 gene encoding uncharacterized protein codes for the protein MSKDVSVAEETSTTSSQVYTCMRLNMNRIVLLSLVSLAASVPVIVQQNQNEFQPQLHGGFQPLERSDQEGLGTSSSGSYGSDYGGSYGGGSYGGGDYSGGSYSGGEYGGSYGGGFGGGDFGGGHGGGLEGSSGGHLESGGDHLGSDYSSLGGGYEGGDESGVSLDGGHSVVQSVPVSEHVEVTKPVPVKVVKHIGVPVPQILKIGVPHPVPVGVPQQYPVAHPVPKLVPVQVIKTVAVPVEKKVPFPVEKHIPVPVEKPIPITIEKHVPVPVIKPYPIKIPVYKTIYHHAKKH
- the LOC139987282 gene encoding uncharacterized protein isoform X2, whose protein sequence is MEKIIVILTIVSSCCAGELGFGDHGLSLGEIAVGHGEEEIGLGLGGSEHEISLGGHGEGGHFIPSVKTIGIPVPKKVPLLIPHLQVQQIPQSYPVPVFVQKPVPYPVEKQVFSKVEKKVPTPVEKIIPVKIEKPVPFTIVKHIPVPVAKPIPIKIPIYKTVVHSSKSH
- the LOC139987282 gene encoding uncharacterized protein isoform X1; translated protein: MEKIIVILTIVSSCCAGELGFGDHGLSLGEIAVGHGEEEIGLGLGELGGSEHEISLGGHGEGGHFIPSVKTIGIPVPKKVPLLIPHLQVQQIPQSYPVPVFVQKPVPYPVEKQVFSKVEKKVPTPVEKIIPVKIEKPVPFTIVKHIPVPVAKPIPIKIPIYKTVVHSSKSH